The nucleotide window TGTGTTCTCTCAACATATATCCTGCAATTTGGGCACCTCCTCCAATGCTTATTCTCTGCTAGCTTCATCAACATGATATCCTCCTTCTCTCTCTCATCCTCATGCAATTTCTGGAACTCTTGGCACTGAATCCCTGAATGCCAAGGGACCTTGCATTGTGCACAGAACATTCTCCTGCAATTAGGACACTCAGATTCCCTTATGACCTCTCCTCCATCATCAATCAACATTGCTGAGCAATCCTTGAAGGGACAATAGAATTTCTGACACCCCATAATCAGAGCTTCACACAAAGCATTGCCCCACCTATCAAAAACTTCCTGAGGAAGGATTGAACGGCAATACTCAGGCTCTAATGAGCCTGCACAACCTGATACAGGACAAGAAATTTTAGCTATATTGTCTTGCAATTTTGAGTCTAAGTATTTGGCCATGCAGTCCCTACAGTAAGCATGAGTGCAACCCTTGATGTCAAATGACTCATCTCCAGTCTTGGGTTCAACGCATATCTCACAGACGAATTCAGGGTCGCTTTTGGCTTTAGAAGATTGTCCGCATTCGGTCACCGAATCTTTAAAGCTATTTCTTCCTACCTTAGAAATGTTGGATTGGGGTTTGAAGTTAAGTACTCtaacatcatcatcatcatcgtcaACACCACCACCAACATCATCCACATAGTAATAATCATGATTATCATGGGAAAGATGGACAAAATTTTCCTGCTTGTTGGTTTTGTTGGTGGATTTAAGGGAGGCTATAATAGCAAGGTTAAGGTCTCTTTCTTCACTGTACTGCTCAACAGCTATTGCAGTTCTCCTGGTGTTACCTTTGTTTGAGATGGGTGAGTAGAAAAACACATCATCATCACCATCGTCTAGGTTCACAATCTCAATCATCTCTGGTTTCTCCACTTTTGGCTTCCTTCTTGATCCTACTTCCACCTGTTCTTGTTCCTGAGGATTTGGAGTGTGCTGGGATTCTAAGCAGACCACAATACGTTGGATTTCCATGGCAATTTTGGTCCCTTTTTGGGTATCAGAGCAGGCCCGGTGATCAGCGCTTAGCAGAGCAGCGAGCAGCGATTAGAGTGACATTGTTTTGAAATTTCAAACGgcaaaatgtttaatttaatccgaagtttaatttaatttatttttaatttagtctaaaaattataatttaagtttaaatttactttaaaaattaaactttattgattaaaattttttaattttttagttaaataaaaaattaagatatttaattttttaattttgaaattaaattttttgattttaaaaaattaaaaatttaattttttaattttttaaaatttttaaattaaattaagattaaattgaaaattttaaattaaattaaaaatatatatatactaaattaaaatttttcaataaatGCATAAATGTAATTGAACTTTAAACCGATTATTTAGTATCTACCCATGTTTTTGTAATTGTAACTAAAATTTTGCTTTAACCCTCAATTATTTATTCAGAAAGACCATTTatccaaaatttatttattttttatattaaattaaaaaatttttaaaagatagaaggtaaaataaaaaataaaaaattattatttaatctctatattttaatgaaattaactatttgaactcctattttgaaaaatattagttagtTTGTATATTTtagtttcattaaattttttaatcttttcattaaattttttattagttgaTGGATTTAATGCTAGTTAAATTATTataaagtatttttattttaataaaattaattagttaattattatattttaaaaaatataatattttcaaaaatatatctttaaatgaaaataaaaattttattgtatAGACACTaaatttgattcaattttctagacattaatttttatattttctttagtAAGAAACAATTTTTTTCTATTATTGCCTTGTTACGTAGAGATCCAGAAGAAcagattaaaatataatataatataaaattcataaataataatataattttttaaaatttaaagactaAA belongs to Hevea brasiliensis isolate MT/VB/25A 57/8 chromosome 4, ASM3005281v1, whole genome shotgun sequence and includes:
- the LOC110672679 gene encoding uncharacterized protein LOC110672679 isoform X2, with translation MEIQRIVVCLESQHTPNPQEQEQVEVGSRRKPKVEKPEMIEIVNLDDGDDDVFFYSPISNKGNTRRTAIAVEQYSEERDLNLAIIASLKSTNKTNKQENFVHLSHDNHDYYYVDDVGGGVDDDDDDVRVLNFKPQSNISKVGRNSFKDSVTECGQSSKAKSDPEFVCEICVEPKTGDESFDIKGCTHAYCRDCMAKYLDSKLQDNIAKISCPVSGCAGSLEPEYCRSILPQEVFDRWGNALCEALIMGCQKFYCPFKDCSAMLIDDGGEVIRESECPNCRRMFCAQCKVPWHSGIQCQEFQKLHEDEREKEDIMLMKLAENKHWRRCPNCRIYVERTQGCRCGAAFCYSCGTAKTNTSSHYCNYCKG
- the LOC110672679 gene encoding E3 ubiquitin-protein ligase RSL1 isoform X1 gives rise to the protein MEIQRIVVCLESQHTPNPQEQEQVEVGSRRKPKVEKPEMIEIVNLDDGDDDVFFYSPISNKGNTRRTAIAVEQYSEERDLNLAIIASLKSTNKTNKQENFVHLSHDNHDYYYVDDVGGGVDDDDDDVRVLNFKPQSNISKVGRNSFKDSVTECGQSSKAKSDPEFVCEICVEPKTGDESFDIKGCTHAYCRDCMAKYLDSKLQDNIAKISCPVSGCAGSLEPEYCRSILPQEVFDRWGNALCEALIMGCQKFYCPFKDCSAMLIDDGGEVIRESECPNCRRMFCAQCKVPWHSGIQCQEFQKLHEDEREKEDIMLMKLAENKHWRRCPNCRIYVERTQGCRYMKCRCGAAFCYSCGTAKTNTSSHYCNYCKG